The DNA segment GCAGCCCCAGGCCGAGCAGTCGAGGTCGGAGCAGCAGAAGTCAGAGCCCAAGGGCGATCAGCGCAGGGCGGACCGCCCCAAGACCGACCAGTCCGACGACCGCTCGGACGGCGATCAGCGCCAGGGCAACCGCAACGACCGCAACAGCGACCGCGACCGCAACAACAGCGATGACGACGAGGACGGCGACGGCCGCGGTGGCCGCCGCGGACGCCGGTTCCGTGACCGCCGCCGTCGCGGTGAGCGCGGCAGCGAGAGCGGCGGTGGCGACACCGAGATCCGCGACGACGACGTCGTGCAGCCCGTGGCGGGCATCCTCGACGTCCTCGACAACTACGCGTTCGTCCGCACCTCGGGCTACCTGCCCGGGCCGAACGACGTCTACGTGTCGATGAACATGGTCCGCAAGAACGGCCTGCGCCGCGGCGACGCCGTCACCGGTGCGGTCAAGGTGCCCAAGGACGGCGAACAGCCCAACCAGCGCCAGAAGTTCAACCCGCTGGTGCGTCTGGACAGCATCAACGGCGGACCCGTCGAGGACGCGAGGAAGCGGCCCGAGTTCGGCAAGCTGACCCCGCTCTACCCGAACCAGCGGCTGCGTCTGGAGACCAGCCCGGACAAGCTGACCACCCGCGTCATCGACCTGATCATGCCGATCGGCAAGGGTCAGCGCGCGTTGATCGTGTCGCCGCCCAAGGCCGGTAAGACCACGATCATGCAGGACATCGCCAACGCGATCACCCGCAACAACCCGGAATGCCACCTCATGGTGGTGCTCGTCGACGAGCGTCCGGAAGAGGTCACCGACATGACCCGCTCGGTGAAGGGTGAGGTCATCGCCTCGACCTTCGACCGGCCGCCGTCAGACCACACCACGGTCGCCGAACTCGCCATCGAACGCGCGAAGCGCCTGGTGGAGCAGGGCAAGGACGTCGTGGTGCTGCTGGACTCGATCACCCGCCTCGGCCGCGCGTACAACAATGCGTCGCCCGCGTCGGGACGCATCCTGTCCGGTGGCGTGGACTCGACCGCGCTGTACCCGCCCAAGCGCTTCCTGGGCGCCGCGCGCAACATCGAAGAGGGTGGCTCGCTGACCATCGTCGCGACCGCGATGGTGGAGACCGGCTCGACCGGTGACACGGTCATCTTCGAGGAGTTCAAGGGCACCGGCAACGCCGAACTCAAGCTGGACCGCAAGATCGCCGAGCGCCGGGTGTTCCCGGCGGTCGACGTCAACCCGTCGGGCACCCGTAAGGACGAGCTGCTGCTCGGACCGGACGAGTTCGCCATCGTGCACAAGCTGCGTCGCGTCCTGTCCGGGCTCGACAGTCACCAGGCCATCGACCTGCTGATGAGCCAGCTGCGCAAGACGAAGACGAACTACGAGTTCCTGGTGCAGGTCTCCAAGACCGCACCCGGCTCGGCCGACAACGACTAGAGCGACACCGAAAAGCCCCCGCCACGGCGGGGGCTTTTTCGTGTCCACGGCCTCGACTGTGTACACCGGGCGGGAAAACGGCGTGAACGCCGCCGTGAGTACACACTCGGCGCGGTGACAGCGCGTCAGAGCTCGGGGTCCGCCTTGAGTCCCGGCATGACATACCGCCGGACGTGGGTCAGCAGCGCGACCGGGTCGCTCGGGTCCAGGGTGTTGCCGGGCACGGTCGCCAGCGAGATCAGTGCGCGCGCCACCCACTCGGACGCCTCGGCGATATCGGTGGCCGGGTGGATCTCGCCGCGCTCGCGGGCGACCTCGAGGTAGCGGCTCCAGAACGCGGCGAGGTCGGGCACCAGGCCCTGCACGCCGGCGCCGGCGCAGGCCGCGAACTCCTCGGGTTCCTCGAGGCGCAGCTTCATCAGCAGGGCGCCCGGGTCCTCATAGGCCAGCCTGCCGTGCCGGATGCCCGCCGCGATCTGCTCGGCCAACCCGTCGATGCGTTCGAGCAGCGCGTGCGCCTCCGACCAGTAGGCGTCGTTCAGGCGGACGATCGCCGCACCGAGCAGCGACACCTTGTCGGGGAAGTGCCGGTAGAGCCAGCCACGGGACACCCCGGCCACCTCGGCGACCTCCGACACCGTCGTGGCCCGAATTCCCTTGACCCGCAGGCACGATTCGGCCGCATCGATCAATCGATCGCGCACGGACTGCGTGGGCGTGGTGGCCGTCACGAAGCGTGGCCCCTCCTTCGAGCGTTTGGCCGCGCGGACCGCGGCGACCAGTGCATTCTGCTACAGGCGTTCCGGCCCGGTGTGCCGTGTGAACATGGTAGACAGATCCGGAAATCTGTTCACTGATTCGAACGAGGTGGCCGTGCCGGACACACTGCAGGGATTACTGCGCGAGCGTGCCGACTCCGACGCCGTGGCCGTGCGCTACGGCGACCGCACGTGGACCTGGCGCGAACACATCGCCGACGCGTCCCGGCAGGCGGCCGCCGTCATCGCCATCGCCGATCCCGCCCGGCCGCTGCATGTCGGGGTCCTGCTCGGCAACACCCCCGACATGCTCACCGCGCTGGCCGCCGCCGCACTCGGCGGTTACGTGCTGTGCGGCGTCAACACCACCCGGCGCGGGGACGCGCTGGCCCGCGACATCGCCCGCGTGGACTGCCAGATCCTGCTGGTCAACGCTGAGCACCGCGAGTTGATCGACGGCTTGGACCTGCCGGGCGTCGCGGTCTTCGACACCTCGACCGACGCATGGGCGCAGCAGGTGGCCGCGGCCCCGCCACTCACCCCGTACCGCGAGGTCGGCGCCGACGACACGTTCATGATGATCTTCACCTCCGGCACCAGCGGTGAGCCCAAGGCCGTGCAGGTGCCGCACGCGATGGTGCTGTTCGCCGGCAGCGCGCTGGTCGAGCGCTACGGGCTCACCGACGCCGACGTCTGCTACCTGGCCATGCCGCTGTTCCACTCCAACGCCGTCTACGCGGGCTGGAGCGTCGCGGTCGGTGCCGGAGCGACGATGGCGCCCGCCACGTTCTCCGCGTCACGGTTCCTGTTCGACATCCGCCGCTACGGCGCCACCTACATGAACTACGTCGGCAAACCGCTGGCCTACATCCTGGCGACCACCGAGAGGCCGGACGACCACGACAACCCGCTGCGCATCGCGTTCGGCAACGAGGCCGCCGACCGTGACATCGAGGCGTTCGGCCGCAGATTCGGCTGCACGGTGTGGGACGGGTTCGGGTCGACGGAGACCGCGGTCATCATCACCCGGCCCGACGACTGCCCGCACGGCTCGATCGGCAAGGGGTTCCCCGGGGTCGCGATCTATGACCCCGACACGGTGCGCGAATGCGAGGTTGCGCGCTTCGACGAGAACGGGGCTCTGGTCAACGCCGACACCGCGGTGGGGGAGCTGGTCAACACCGCGGGCGGCGGGTTGTTCCGCGGCTACTACAACGACCCCGGCGCCACCGGTGAGCGGATGCGCCACGGCATGTACTGGTCGGGCGATCTCGCCTACCGCGACGCCGACGGGTGGATCTATCTGGCGGGCCGAACGGGCGACTGGATGCGCGTCGACGGGGAGAACCTCACCGCCGCGCCGATCGAGCGGATCCTGCTGCGGCTGCCTGCGATCAACCGGGTGGCGGTGTATCCGGTGCCCGACGAGTACGTGGGCGACCAGGTGATGGCGGCTGTCGTGCTGCAGGATGACGGGAAGCTCACCCCCGAGGAGTTCGAGCAGTTCCTGAGCGCCCAGCGCGATCTGTCCCCGAAGGCCTGGCCGCGGTACGTGTGGATCGCCGACGATCTGCCGAGCACCGCGACCAACAAGATCCTCAAGCGCGAACTGGTCGCCATGGGCGCCGAACCGCAGGGCCGCACGATCTGGAAGCGCGACCGCACCTCGTACGCTCCGGTCCCGTCACCGGTCAGCGGTACGGGTCGGTGATCTCGCGCAGCGCGACCAGGGCGCCGGTCAGCGCGGTGAACGCTTCGGTGCCCAGGTGCTCGCGCCACTCGGCCTCCACCTTCGCCAGCTCCGACGCCGCGGCGGCGCAGAGCCGCCGGCCGCGCGCGCTGAGCGTCACCAGCCTCGCCCGGGCGTCGGCCGGATCCGGTTTGCGCACCACGTAGCCGGCCCGTTCCAGCTCGTCGACCAGGGCGCCGGTGGTCTGTTTGGTGACCGAGGCCTGTTCGGCGAGGTCGGTCAGCCGGATACCGTCCGGCTGCAGCCGCTGCGCGATCCGGCACTGCGCCATCGTGAGGTCGTCGTATCCCGCCGCGCGCAGCGTCTCGAAGACCCGCGTCTCCGCGGCACGGTGCGCGATGAACATCAGCGCGGCGATGGACGGAGTGTCGGACACCCCGTTGACAGTAGTACGTTCTCCTGACTAATTTGGTCAGGAGAGCTGACTATCGGGAGGTCGCGCTGTGCACACCGAGGAGATCTGGGCCCACATCGACGCCCAACGGGCCGACCTCGCCGACTTCCTGGCGACGCTCGACCGCGAGCAGTGGTCGACGCCGTCGATGTGTGAGGGGTGGACCGTGCGCGACGTCGCCGCACACCTGACCCAATCGACGGCGAACCGGGCGCGGATGGGTTGGGAGATGGTGCGCTCCGGGTTCCGGTTCAACGCGATGGTGGCGCGGATGGCCACCGAGGATCCGCGCGCACCGGACGAGATCGTCGCCGCCATACGCGCGATGGTCGGCAACCGGCGTAGACCACCGGGCACGGCGGTCGCCGATCCGCTCGCCGACGTGCTGGTACACGGCCAGGACATCGCCGTCCCGCTGGGTGTCGACCGTCCGATGCCGGTCGCTCCTGCGGTGGTCGCAGCGCACCGCCTGTGGACGATGGGTTTCCCGTACCACGCCCGCAGACGGTTCGCGGGGCTCGCACTGCAGGCGACCGACGCCGACTTCGCGGTGGGGCAGGGCCGCCTGGTCACCGCCCCGATCCGCGACATCGTGCTGGCACTGTCCGGCCGGAATAGCCCGGTGCTGCCGCGCGTTTAGGCTGTCAGCGGTTGACCTGGCATAATTGACCGCTAGTCACACCCTCGGTTCCGGTTCACGCCTCACTCAGCGCAGGTCATGAGCGGGCGACCCGGCGGCCACGATCGAAGAGGACACCAATGAAGACGGGTATTCACCCTGACTACGTCGAGACCACGGTGCAGTGCGGCTGTGGCAACAGCTTCACCACCCGCAGCACCAAGAAGACCGGCAACATCGTCGTCGAGGTCTGCTCGCAGTGCCACCCGTTCTACACCGGCAAGCAGAAGATCCTCGACAGCGGCGGCCGCGTCGCGCGCTTCGAGAAGCGCTACGGCAAGCGCAACAAGTAGCTACCAACCCGACGCCCGTTCTGTCGCCACGCGCGCAGGCCGGGCGTCGGTTTGCGTTCGGGGAAGGAGGTCGCGATGAGTGCTCCCACCACCGCGATTGACGCGTTGCTCGCCGAGCACGCCGACCTGGAACGTCAGCTCGCCGACCCTGCACTGCACGCTGACGCGGGCAAGGCCCGCAAGGCCGGTCGCCGGTTCGCGCAACTGGCGCCGATCGTCACCACGTACCGCAAGCTCGAAGCCGCTCGCGGCGACCTGGAGGCGGCCCGTGAGCTGGGCGCCGACGATGCGTCGTTCGCCGCCGAGGTGCCCGAACTCGAGGCCACCGTCGACGCGCTGGAGACCCAGCTGTCGGACCTGCTGGCGCCGCGCGATCCGCACGACGCCGACGACGTGGTGCTCGAGGTGAAGTCGGGGGAGGGCGGCGAGGAATCGGCGCTGTTCGCCGCCGATCTGGCGCGCATGTACATCCGCTACGCCGAACGGCACGGGTGGACGGTGACGCTGCTCGACGAGACCCAGTCCGACCTCGGCGGCTACAAGGACGCCACGCTGTCGATCCGCAGCAAGGGCGACACCGCCGACGGCGTGTGGTCGCGGCTGAAGTTCGAGGGCGGCGTACACCGCGTGCAACGTGTTCCGGTCACCGAATCGCAGGGCCGTGTGCACACCTCGGCGGCCGGCGTGCTGGTCTACCCGGAACCCGAAGAGGTCGAGCAGGTGCAGATCGACGAATCCGACCTGCGTATCGACGTCTACCGGTCCTCCGGCAAGGGCGGGCAGGGCGTGAACACCACCGACTCGGCGGTCCGCATCACCCACCTGCCGACCGGAATCGTGGTCACCTGCCAGAACGAGCGGTCCCAGCTGCAGAACAAGGCGCGCGCCATGCAGGTGCTCGCGGCCCGGCTGCAGTCGCTGGCCGAGGAGCAGGCACAGGCCGACGCGTCGGCGGACCGTGCCAGCCAGATCCGCACCGTCGACCGCAGCGAGCGGATCCGCACGTACAACTTCCCGGAGAACCGGATCGCCGACCACCGCATCAACTTCAAGGCCCACAACCTCGACCAGGTGCTCGACGGTGAACTCGACCCGCTCTTCGACGCATTGGCCTCCGCCGAGAAGCAGGCGAGACTGCAGAGCTCATGAGTCTGCGCGAGGCCATCGACGACGCCGCAGCGGTCCTCGCCGCGGCCGGGATCGATTCGGCCCGGGTCGATGCGGAACTGCTGGCGGCGCACGCCGCAGGCACCGACCGGGGAAGACTCCTCTTCGCCGACGTGCCGTCCGATTTCGGC comes from the Mycolicibacterium litorale genome and includes:
- the rpmE gene encoding 50S ribosomal protein L31 — protein: MKTGIHPDYVETTVQCGCGNSFTTRSTKKTGNIVVEVCSQCHPFYTGKQKILDSGGRVARFEKRYGKRNK
- a CDS encoding maleylpyruvate isomerase family mycothiol-dependent enzyme, whose product is MHTEEIWAHIDAQRADLADFLATLDREQWSTPSMCEGWTVRDVAAHLTQSTANRARMGWEMVRSGFRFNAMVARMATEDPRAPDEIVAAIRAMVGNRRRPPGTAVADPLADVLVHGQDIAVPLGVDRPMPVAPAVVAAHRLWTMGFPYHARRRFAGLALQATDADFAVGQGRLVTAPIRDIVLALSGRNSPVLPRV
- a CDS encoding MarR family winged helix-turn-helix transcriptional regulator, producing the protein MSDTPSIAALMFIAHRAAETRVFETLRAAGYDDLTMAQCRIAQRLQPDGIRLTDLAEQASVTKQTTGALVDELERAGYVVRKPDPADARARLVTLSARGRRLCAAAASELAKVEAEWREHLGTEAFTALTGALVALREITDPYR
- the prfA gene encoding peptide chain release factor 1, encoding MSAPTTAIDALLAEHADLERQLADPALHADAGKARKAGRRFAQLAPIVTTYRKLEAARGDLEAARELGADDASFAAEVPELEATVDALETQLSDLLAPRDPHDADDVVLEVKSGEGGEESALFAADLARMYIRYAERHGWTVTLLDETQSDLGGYKDATLSIRSKGDTADGVWSRLKFEGGVHRVQRVPVTESQGRVHTSAAGVLVYPEPEEVEQVQIDESDLRIDVYRSSGKGGQGVNTTDSAVRITHLPTGIVVTCQNERSQLQNKARAMQVLAARLQSLAEEQAQADASADRASQIRTVDRSERIRTYNFPENRIADHRINFKAHNLDQVLDGELDPLFDALASAEKQARLQSS
- a CDS encoding TetR/AcrR family transcriptional regulator, which encodes MTATTPTQSVRDRLIDAAESCLRVKGIRATTVSEVAEVAGVSRGWLYRHFPDKVSLLGAAIVRLNDAYWSEAHALLERIDGLAEQIAAGIRHGRLAYEDPGALLMKLRLEEPEEFAACAGAGVQGLVPDLAAFWSRYLEVARERGEIHPATDIAEASEWVARALISLATVPGNTLDPSDPVALLTHVRRYVMPGLKADPEL
- the fadD1 gene encoding fatty-acid--CoA ligase FadD1, whose translation is MPDTLQGLLRERADSDAVAVRYGDRTWTWREHIADASRQAAAVIAIADPARPLHVGVLLGNTPDMLTALAAAALGGYVLCGVNTTRRGDALARDIARVDCQILLVNAEHRELIDGLDLPGVAVFDTSTDAWAQQVAAAPPLTPYREVGADDTFMMIFTSGTSGEPKAVQVPHAMVLFAGSALVERYGLTDADVCYLAMPLFHSNAVYAGWSVAVGAGATMAPATFSASRFLFDIRRYGATYMNYVGKPLAYILATTERPDDHDNPLRIAFGNEAADRDIEAFGRRFGCTVWDGFGSTETAVIITRPDDCPHGSIGKGFPGVAIYDPDTVRECEVARFDENGALVNADTAVGELVNTAGGGLFRGYYNDPGATGERMRHGMYWSGDLAYRDADGWIYLAGRTGDWMRVDGENLTAAPIERILLRLPAINRVAVYPVPDEYVGDQVMAAVVLQDDGKLTPEEFEQFLSAQRDLSPKAWPRYVWIADDLPSTATNKILKRELVAMGAEPQGRTIWKRDRTSYAPVPSPVSGTGR
- the rho gene encoding transcription termination factor Rho — its product is MTDTDLFTADSAELPSIVTTDPSPAAVTTTTAETAPTADVASGNRASLTSMVLPELRALARQIGVEGASGMRKSELIAAIRERRGDGKGNGAKSEAAKSDTAADTAAAPQTPPRRERRSASRQAGAAEAKTADKTAETPAETATETTAATAVETPVETKAAPPEQPAAEPKADRPRSERTRADKPAEQPATEQPQAEQSRSEQQKSEPKGDQRRADRPKTDQSDDRSDGDQRQGNRNDRNSDRDRNNSDDDEDGDGRGGRRGRRFRDRRRRGERGSESGGGDTEIRDDDVVQPVAGILDVLDNYAFVRTSGYLPGPNDVYVSMNMVRKNGLRRGDAVTGAVKVPKDGEQPNQRQKFNPLVRLDSINGGPVEDARKRPEFGKLTPLYPNQRLRLETSPDKLTTRVIDLIMPIGKGQRALIVSPPKAGKTTIMQDIANAITRNNPECHLMVVLVDERPEEVTDMTRSVKGEVIASTFDRPPSDHTTVAELAIERAKRLVEQGKDVVVLLDSITRLGRAYNNASPASGRILSGGVDSTALYPPKRFLGAARNIEEGGSLTIVATAMVETGSTGDTVIFEEFKGTGNAELKLDRKIAERRVFPAVDVNPSGTRKDELLLGPDEFAIVHKLRRVLSGLDSHQAIDLLMSQLRKTKTNYEFLVQVSKTAPGSADND